A genomic segment from Agrobacterium vitis encodes:
- a CDS encoding argininosuccinate synthase: MVLPKDVKKVVLAYSGGLDTSIILKWLQTELGAEVVTFTADLGQGEELEPARKKAEMLGIKEIFIEDVREEFVRDFVFPMFRANAVYEGVYLLGTSIARPLISKHLIEIAKKTGADAIAHGATGKGNDQVRFELSAYALNPDIKIIAPWRDWAFKSRTDLLAFAEQNQIPVAKDKKGEAPFSVDANLLHSSSEGKVLEDPSQEAPEYVHMRTISPEAAPDKATVIKVGFEKGDAVSINGVRMSPATLLAELNTYGRDNGIGRLDLVENRFVGMKSRGVYETPGGTILLTAHRAIESITLDRGAAHLKDELMPRYAELIYYGFWFSPEREMLQAMIDKSQEHVEGEVTLKLYKGNVMVIGRESPKSLYSDQLVTFEDDQGAYDQKDAAGFIKLNALRLRTLAKRNLGK; encoded by the coding sequence ATGGTACTTCCGAAAGACGTCAAAAAGGTCGTTCTCGCCTATTCCGGCGGTCTCGATACCTCGATCATCCTGAAATGGCTCCAGACCGAACTCGGCGCTGAAGTCGTGACCTTTACCGCCGATCTCGGTCAGGGCGAAGAGCTGGAACCGGCCCGCAAGAAGGCGGAAATGCTGGGCATCAAGGAAATCTTCATCGAGGATGTCCGCGAGGAATTCGTCCGCGATTTCGTCTTCCCGATGTTCCGCGCCAATGCCGTCTATGAAGGCGTCTACCTGCTCGGCACCTCGATTGCCCGGCCGCTGATTTCCAAGCACCTGATCGAGATTGCCAAGAAGACCGGTGCCGATGCTATCGCTCACGGCGCGACCGGCAAGGGCAATGACCAGGTTCGCTTCGAGCTTTCGGCCTATGCGTTGAACCCTGATATCAAGATCATCGCGCCCTGGCGTGACTGGGCTTTCAAGAGCCGCACCGATTTGCTGGCCTTTGCCGAGCAGAACCAGATCCCGGTCGCCAAGGACAAGAAGGGCGAAGCGCCGTTCTCCGTCGATGCCAACCTGTTGCATTCCTCTTCCGAGGGCAAGGTTCTGGAAGATCCTTCCCAGGAAGCACCGGAATATGTGCATATGCGCACGATTTCGCCGGAAGCCGCTCCCGATAAGGCGACCGTCATCAAGGTCGGCTTTGAAAAGGGCGATGCCGTGTCGATCAACGGCGTGCGGATGAGCCCGGCGACGCTGTTGGCGGAACTCAACACCTATGGCCGTGACAACGGCATTGGCCGTCTGGATCTGGTTGAAAACCGCTTCGTCGGCATGAAGAGCCGTGGCGTTTACGAGACCCCCGGCGGTACCATCCTGTTGACCGCCCACCGCGCCATCGAATCGATCACGCTGGATCGTGGCGCTGCTCATCTCAAGGATGAGCTGATGCCGCGCTATGCCGAGCTGATCTATTACGGTTTCTGGTTCTCGCCGGAGCGTGAAATGTTGCAGGCGATGATCGATAAGAGCCAGGAACATGTCGAAGGCGAAGTGACGCTGAAGCTCTACAAGGGCAATGTCATGGTCATCGGCCGCGAATCGCCAAAGTCGCTTTATTCCGACCAGCTCGTCACTTTTGAAGACGATCAGGGCGCCTATGACCAGAAGGATGCGGCAGGCTTCATCAAGCTCAATGCACTTCGTCTGCGCACGCTGGCCAAGCGCAATCTCGGCAAGTAA
- a CDS encoding GNAT family N-acetyltransferase, with protein sequence MKTLSIDVRPAAPDDGRALSEAHREAWQSTYSGLIPHQALIRMMERRGETWWRKATNGPATVLVVDIGGVIAGYATLGLNRARGLPYDGEIYEIYMRPAYQGVGLGFTLFTECRRLLKSLGCRGLVVWCLEDCAGAVNFFRSNGGTDSVEGMEDFDAVSLKKLGFVWA encoded by the coding sequence ATGAAGACGTTATCGATTGATGTACGTCCGGCTGCGCCGGATGATGGGAGAGCGCTTTCCGAGGCGCATCGGGAAGCCTGGCAGTCCACCTATAGCGGTCTTATCCCGCATCAGGCTTTGATCAGGATGATGGAACGCCGTGGCGAGACATGGTGGCGCAAGGCCACCAATGGTCCGGCGACAGTACTGGTGGTCGATATCGGCGGGGTGATTGCCGGTTATGCGACGCTCGGCCTCAACCGGGCCAGGGGCCTTCCCTATGATGGCGAGATCTACGAGATCTATATGCGGCCGGCATACCAGGGCGTTGGTCTGGGTTTCACGCTGTTTACCGAATGCCGCCGCCTGCTTAAATCGCTGGGTTGCCGGGGATTGGTGGTCTGGTGTCTGGAGGACTGCGCCGGCGCCGTCAATTTCTTCCGCTCGAATGGCGGTACGGACAGCGTGGAGGGCATGGAGGATTTCGACGCCGTCAGCCTGAAAAAGCTGGGGTTCGTTTGGGCCTGA
- a CDS encoding SDR family NAD(P)-dependent oxidoreductase, whose protein sequence is MTDIQSVIAKGKVAVVTGAASGIGLAAAKAFASQGMCVVLADLGGDALANARSEVATFSENPESDIVPIETDVSKLDELEALERAVLQRFGRVHLLMNNAGIQPGSSLFGPMVNWDNVFAVNLMGVIHGTRVFGPDMIAHKDPAIIINTGSKQGITTPPGDPAYNVAKAGVKAFTEALQHELRNTPDCNVSAHLLIPGFVFTGLTAGERTTKPDAAWTPEQTVDFMLDSLKRGDFYILCPDNDVNRATDEKRIAWAAGDIIENRPPLSRWHPDYAEAFKAHLQG, encoded by the coding sequence ATGACCGACATTCAATCGGTAATTGCCAAGGGCAAGGTCGCGGTCGTCACCGGGGCAGCCTCAGGCATCGGCCTTGCCGCCGCCAAGGCTTTCGCCAGCCAGGGCATGTGCGTCGTGCTCGCCGATCTCGGCGGAGACGCGCTTGCCAATGCACGCAGCGAAGTCGCCACTTTCTCTGAAAATCCGGAGAGCGATATCGTCCCCATCGAGACAGATGTCAGCAAGCTGGATGAGCTGGAAGCACTGGAGCGCGCCGTGCTTCAACGCTTCGGGCGTGTCCACCTGTTGATGAACAACGCCGGCATCCAGCCAGGCAGCAGCCTGTTCGGACCGATGGTCAACTGGGACAACGTGTTTGCCGTCAATCTGATGGGCGTTATCCATGGCACGAGGGTGTTCGGGCCTGATATGATCGCCCACAAAGACCCGGCCATCATCATCAATACCGGCTCCAAGCAGGGCATCACCACACCGCCCGGCGACCCCGCCTATAATGTTGCCAAAGCCGGCGTCAAAGCTTTCACCGAGGCTTTGCAACATGAACTGCGCAACACGCCGGACTGCAATGTCAGTGCCCATCTGCTGATTCCCGGCTTCGTCTTCACCGGTCTGACAGCCGGTGAACGGACGACAAAGCCCGACGCGGCCTGGACCCCGGAGCAGACGGTGGATTTCATGCTGGACAGCCTCAAACGCGGCGATTTCTACATTCTCTGCCCTGATAACGATGTCAACCGGGCGACAGATGAGAAGCGTATTGCCTGGGCGGCTGGCGACATCATCGAAAACCGTCCGCCGCTGTCGCGCTGGCACCCTGACTACGCAGAGGCCTTCAAGGCGCATTTGCAAGGCTGA
- a CDS encoding multidrug effflux MFS transporter: MSENRTSLLGALLTMIGPLSMAIYTPAMPQLVHAFSTTDAAIKLSLSLYFAGFACAQLLSGPCSDAFGRRNATLGFLGIYLLGSLAAAFAPTVELLLAGRIIQGIGASVGVTVSRAMVRDQFVGEQASRIINMIGIMLAIGPAMGPTVGGLALVAFGWQSVFLLMVGFGVVSIITVAILMAETAVPDRQMIRPARLIASYATLMADRRVLCSALVLGGCVGALYAQSTMLPFVLINKVGLSPAQFGLGMLMQTGSYFAGSVALRLVSKHLRAGQALRFGLALAGCGGLLIFLSTHLLTPTYLSIMAPVAVCAFGMAFVIPDISTAGLLPHPKLAGSAAALMGFVQMSCGFLGGLAASWLGDPLTAFGTIIPLMELMAIIAYLGFLRALKQIQ, translated from the coding sequence ATGAGCGAGAACCGCACCTCCCTGCTTGGCGCACTGCTGACCATGATCGGTCCGCTGTCCATGGCGATTTACACCCCCGCCATGCCGCAATTGGTCCATGCCTTTTCCACCACGGATGCGGCGATCAAGCTTAGCCTGTCACTGTATTTCGCGGGTTTTGCCTGCGCACAATTGCTGTCCGGCCCGTGTTCCGATGCGTTTGGACGGCGCAATGCAACGCTGGGCTTTCTTGGCATATACCTCTTAGGCAGTCTCGCCGCCGCCTTTGCGCCAACGGTGGAATTGCTGCTGGCCGGGCGCATCATTCAGGGCATCGGCGCATCCGTCGGGGTCACGGTGTCGCGCGCCATGGTCCGCGACCAGTTCGTCGGGGAGCAGGCCTCTCGGATCATCAATATGATCGGCATTATGCTGGCCATCGGACCGGCCATGGGGCCGACCGTCGGTGGGCTGGCGCTTGTCGCCTTCGGTTGGCAATCGGTGTTTCTGCTGATGGTCGGATTCGGCGTGGTCAGCATTATCACGGTCGCCATTCTGATGGCGGAAACCGCGGTGCCGGACCGGCAGATGATCCGTCCGGCCCGGCTAATCGCCTCTTACGCGACCTTGATGGCCGACCGGCGGGTCTTATGCTCGGCCCTGGTTCTGGGCGGCTGTGTCGGCGCGCTTTATGCGCAATCCACCATGCTACCTTTCGTTTTGATCAACAAGGTCGGGCTGTCGCCAGCGCAATTCGGCCTTGGCATGCTGATGCAGACCGGCTCCTATTTCGCCGGTTCGGTGGCGCTGCGGCTGGTATCGAAGCATTTGCGAGCCGGTCAGGCGCTACGCTTCGGGCTGGCGCTGGCTGGATGCGGTGGATTGCTGATCTTTTTGTCCACCCATCTGTTGACGCCAACCTATCTCTCCATCATGGCACCGGTCGCCGTCTGCGCCTTCGGCATGGCCTTCGTCATTCCCGACATCTCCACCGCAGGCCTGTTGCCGCATCCTAAGCTGGCGGGCTCGGCGGCCGCCCTGATGGGCTTCGTGCAGATGAGCTGCGGTTTTCTGGGCGGGCTTGCCGCCTCCTGGCTTGGCGATCCGCTGACCGCCTTCGGCACCATCATTCCCCTGATGGAATTGATGGCGATCATAGCCTATCTCGGCTTCCTTCGCGCCTTGAAACAGATCCAGTAA
- a CDS encoding LysE family translocator gives MTFIPGLPTLLAFTAACLLLAATPGPDMTLSISRALRDGKAAGLAVLIGTNLGIAVHTMLVAFGVSALIVASPTAFLILKSGGAAYLAWLAFQAIRHGSKFVATPEAGAKGSVKAAFLNGIWVNLLNPKVIIFFMTFLPQFVTAHDPDVTGKLLFLGFWFMLVSLPITVAIVLAADKLAGWLQQNPKVLRGMDYTFAGVFSVFAAKILMTQAR, from the coding sequence ATGACCTTCATACCGGGCCTGCCGACCCTACTAGCCTTTACCGCCGCCTGCCTGTTGCTGGCGGCCACACCCGGGCCGGACATGACACTCTCCATCAGCCGTGCATTGCGCGATGGCAAGGCGGCGGGTCTTGCCGTGCTGATCGGCACCAATCTCGGGATTGCGGTCCACACGATGCTGGTGGCTTTCGGGGTCTCCGCCCTGATCGTCGCTTCGCCGACCGCCTTTCTGATCCTGAAAAGCGGTGGGGCTGCCTATCTGGCCTGGCTCGCCTTCCAGGCAATTCGCCACGGTTCGAAATTTGTCGCCACGCCTGAAGCGGGCGCAAAGGGCAGCGTGAAGGCGGCGTTTCTCAACGGGATCTGGGTCAATCTGCTCAACCCGAAGGTCATCATTTTCTTCATGACCTTCCTGCCGCAATTCGTCACCGCCCATGACCCTGATGTCACGGGCAAGCTGCTGTTCCTCGGCTTTTGGTTCATGCTGGTGTCACTCCCCATCACGGTCGCCATCGTGCTGGCCGCCGATAAGCTGGCTGGCTGGCTGCAACAAAATCCGAAAGTGCTGAGGGGAATGGATTACACCTTTGCAGGTGTGTTTTCAGTCTTTGCCGCCAAGATCCTGATGACCCAAGCGCGATAA
- a CDS encoding alkaline phosphatase D family protein: MSTSFKALSRRSFLLGTSAAGLAAGSGLALPFYARAADRPVFTHGVQSGDVDLNSGMIWTRVDRPSRIMMEYSTTESFANPVRLPALNALPDSDYAVKRLLADMPADQEIFYRFTAADLSHINSVSEPITGRFRTAPASRRDVRFVWSGDTVGQGWGIDETGMKTYATMAKHQPDFFLHSGDTIYADGPLKEEVDLKNGAKWKNVIVTDEKRKVAETLDEYRGQWKYNMMDKNVLELSAICPTHYQWDDHEVLNNWSSGKDLTADNRYTEKSIALLSARAARAFHEMTPIRYTPAEPGRVYRKISHGPLVDVFFLDMRSYRGSNHDGMETVQTPESRILGAEQVAWLKRELTNSKATWKIIAADMPLGLVVWDDFLNKKGTEAVAQGHNGEPRGRELEIAELLRHMKTTGIRNTVWLTADVHYTAAHYYNPDKAAFQDFDPFWEFVSGPLHAGTFGPSDLDMTFGPELKFVKAPTAEQGQNLPPSAGLQFFGIVDVDGQSEQLSVRLMDRDDNELYKVVLDPVRSA; encoded by the coding sequence ATGTCCACATCCTTCAAGGCGCTGAGCCGCCGTTCGTTTCTTCTCGGCACCAGTGCTGCCGGGCTTGCTGCCGGGTCCGGTCTGGCGCTGCCGTTTTATGCCCGGGCGGCGGATCGGCCCGTTTTCACCCACGGCGTCCAATCCGGAGATGTCGATCTGAATTCCGGGATGATCTGGACACGGGTAGACCGCCCTTCGCGGATCATGATGGAATATTCGACCACCGAAAGCTTTGCCAATCCTGTGCGTTTGCCCGCCCTCAATGCGCTGCCGGACAGTGACTATGCCGTGAAGCGGCTTTTGGCCGACATGCCTGCCGACCAGGAGATTTTCTATCGGTTCACGGCAGCTGATCTGTCTCATATCAACAGTGTTTCCGAGCCAATCACCGGTCGGTTCCGCACTGCACCCGCCTCCAGGCGCGATGTCCGCTTTGTCTGGTCGGGTGACACGGTGGGCCAGGGCTGGGGCATCGATGAAACCGGCATGAAGACCTATGCCACCATGGCCAAGCATCAGCCTGATTTCTTCCTGCATTCCGGCGATACCATTTATGCGGACGGTCCCCTCAAGGAAGAGGTTGATCTGAAGAACGGTGCCAAGTGGAAGAATGTCATCGTCACCGATGAAAAGCGCAAGGTGGCCGAGACCCTGGACGAATATCGCGGCCAGTGGAAATACAATATGATGGACAAGAACGTGCTGGAACTGTCGGCAATCTGTCCAACCCATTACCAGTGGGACGACCATGAAGTGCTGAACAACTGGTCGTCGGGCAAGGATTTGACCGCCGACAATCGCTACACTGAAAAATCTATCGCTCTGCTGTCGGCGCGTGCTGCCCGCGCCTTCCATGAAATGACGCCAATCCGCTATACGCCTGCCGAGCCGGGCCGGGTTTACCGCAAGATTTCTCATGGTCCGCTGGTCGATGTGTTTTTCCTCGACATGCGCAGCTATCGAGGTTCCAATCACGATGGCATGGAAACGGTCCAGACGCCGGAATCGCGCATCCTGGGGGCCGAGCAGGTGGCCTGGCTGAAGCGGGAACTGACCAATTCCAAGGCGACCTGGAAGATCATCGCCGCCGATATGCCGTTGGGCTTGGTCGTCTGGGACGACTTTCTCAACAAGAAAGGCACGGAAGCCGTGGCGCAAGGCCATAATGGCGAGCCGCGTGGCCGCGAGCTGGAGATTGCCGAACTGCTGCGGCATATGAAGACGACAGGCATCCGCAATACAGTCTGGCTGACGGCGGATGTGCATTACACCGCCGCCCATTATTACAATCCCGACAAGGCGGCTTTTCAGGATTTTGACCCGTTCTGGGAGTTCGTCTCCGGTCCCTTGCATGCAGGGACTTTCGGACCGAGCGATCTCGACATGACCTTCGGGCCAGAGTTGAAGTTCGTCAAGGCGCCGACCGCCGAGCAGGGCCAGAACCTGCCGCCGTCTGCGGGTCTTCAGTTCTTCGGCATCGTCGATGTCGATGGCCAGAGCGAACAGCTCTCCGTGCGACTGATGGACCGGGATGACAACGAGCTCTATAAGGTCGTGCTTGATCCGGTGCGCAGCGCCTGA
- a CDS encoding M3 family metallopeptidase, which yields MTSPDRNLGPNGAFATVTDWNGPHGLPNFTAIGDEDFAPAFDMALAEHDADIDTIANYPSEPTFDNTIVALEIAGDGLSRVSALFWNKAGADTNQVIQALEREIAPKMSRHYSKISMNAALFARVDALWEKRDSLGLTLEQTRVLERHWKGFVKAGAKLAKPEQERLAAINERLASLGANFGQNVLGDETDWALPLTSDDELAGIPDFLKDAMASAAQARGKGEAYAVTLSRSVIVPFLTFSERRDLREVAFKAWVARGENGGERDNRAIVTETLALRAEKAKLLGYKNFAALKLDNTMAKTPEAVNGLLMQVWERAVAQAAIEEQELADLIAKDGKNHEVAPWDWRFYAEKLRSERFNFSEAELKPYLQLEKIIEACFAVAQKLFGITAVPLNDVKGYHPDVRVFEIRQADGTLKALFLGDYFARSSKRSGAWMSSFQSQHKLALKNGMHGELPIIYNVCNFAKPAEGKPALLSLDDARTLFHEFGHALHGMLSDVTYPSVSGTAVSRDFVELPSQLYEHWLTVPDILKTYAVHYQTGEAMPQALLDKVLAAQTFNAGFDTVEFTSSALVDMAFHTREDQVGDPMAVQAEILQNIGMPASIVMRHATPHFQHVFSGDGYSAGYYSYMWSEVLDADAFEAFEETGNAFNADMAARLKDNIYAIGGAVDPEETYKAFRGRLPSPEAMLKKRGLAA from the coding sequence ATGACATCTCCAGACCGTAATCTTGGCCCCAACGGCGCCTTTGCCACCGTCACCGACTGGAATGGGCCGCATGGCCTGCCGAATTTCACCGCCATCGGCGATGAGGATTTCGCCCCGGCTTTTGACATGGCGCTGGCCGAGCACGACGCAGACATCGACACCATCGCCAACTATCCGTCGGAGCCGACATTCGACAACACTATCGTTGCGCTGGAGATAGCCGGAGACGGCCTGTCGCGGGTCTCGGCATTGTTCTGGAACAAGGCCGGTGCCGATACCAACCAGGTCATCCAGGCGCTGGAGCGCGAGATCGCGCCGAAAATGTCGCGCCACTATTCAAAGATCAGCATGAATGCCGCGCTGTTTGCCCGCGTCGATGCCTTGTGGGAAAAGCGCGACAGCCTGGGCCTGACGCTGGAGCAGACCCGGGTGCTGGAACGGCACTGGAAAGGCTTCGTCAAGGCTGGAGCCAAGCTCGCCAAACCCGAACAGGAGCGGTTGGCAGCGATCAATGAGCGGCTGGCCAGCCTTGGCGCCAATTTCGGCCAGAACGTGCTGGGCGATGAGACCGATTGGGCATTGCCGCTGACCAGCGATGACGAGTTGGCGGGCATTCCCGATTTTCTGAAGGACGCGATGGCCTCTGCCGCGCAAGCCCGTGGCAAGGGCGAAGCCTATGCCGTGACGCTGTCGCGCTCGGTTATCGTGCCGTTCCTGACCTTTTCCGAGCGGCGGGATCTGCGGGAGGTCGCCTTCAAGGCCTGGGTGGCGCGGGGTGAAAATGGCGGTGAGCGTGACAACCGCGCCATTGTGACCGAAACCCTGGCGCTTCGGGCGGAAAAGGCCAAGCTGTTGGGCTACAAGAATTTTGCCGCCCTGAAGCTCGACAATACCATGGCCAAGACCCCGGAAGCGGTCAACGGCTTGCTGATGCAGGTTTGGGAACGCGCTGTCGCCCAGGCGGCCATCGAAGAGCAGGAATTGGCGGACCTGATTGCCAAGGATGGCAAGAATCATGAGGTTGCGCCCTGGGATTGGCGTTTTTATGCCGAGAAGCTGCGCTCTGAACGGTTCAATTTTTCGGAAGCTGAACTGAAGCCCTATCTGCAACTGGAAAAAATCATCGAAGCCTGCTTTGCCGTGGCGCAAAAGCTGTTCGGCATCACGGCCGTGCCGCTGAACGATGTGAAGGGCTATCACCCCGATGTGCGGGTGTTTGAAATCCGCCAGGCGGATGGCACGCTGAAGGCGCTGTTCCTTGGCGATTATTTCGCCCGGTCCTCGAAGCGCTCCGGCGCCTGGATGAGTTCTTTCCAGTCGCAGCACAAACTGGCCTTGAAGAACGGCATGCACGGCGAATTGCCCATCATCTACAATGTCTGCAATTTCGCCAAGCCTGCCGAAGGCAAGCCAGCGCTGCTGTCCCTGGACGATGCCCGCACGCTGTTTCATGAATTCGGCCATGCCCTGCATGGGATGCTGTCTGACGTCACTTACCCGTCGGTATCAGGCACGGCGGTGTCGCGTGACTTTGTGGAACTGCCCTCGCAGCTCTATGAACATTGGTTGACGGTGCCGGATATCCTGAAAACCTATGCCGTGCACTACCAGACCGGCGAGGCCATGCCGCAGGCCTTGCTCGACAAGGTTCTGGCAGCCCAGACCTTCAATGCCGGGTTCGATACGGTCGAATTCACCTCATCGGCGCTGGTCGATATGGCGTTTCACACGCGGGAAGATCAGGTGGGCGATCCGATGGCGGTGCAGGCCGAGATTCTCCAAAACATTGGCATGCCGGCTTCCATCGTCATGCGCCATGCCACGCCGCATTTCCAGCATGTGTTTTCCGGCGATGGCTATTCGGCTGGCTATTATTCCTACATGTGGTCGGAAGTGCTGGATGCCGATGCTTTCGAGGCTTTCGAGGAAACCGGCAATGCCTTCAATGCTGATATGGCTGCACGTTTGAAGGACAATATCTACGCTATCGGCGGGGCGGTGGACCCGGAAGAAACCTACAAGGCTTTCCGTGGCCGGTTGCCGAGCCCGGAAGCGATGTTGAAGAAGCGTGGGCTTGCGGCATAA
- the typA gene encoding translational GTPase TypA: protein MKIRNIAIIAHVDHGKTTLVDELLKQSGSFRENQRVAERVMDSNDLEKERGITILAKATSVEWKGVRVNIVDTPGHADFGGEVERILSMVDGAIVLVDSSEGPMPQTKFVVGKALKVGLRPIVAINKIDRPDGRHEEVINEVFDLFASLDATDEQLDFPILYGSGRDGWMNIAPEGPKDQGLAPLLDLVLQHVPEPSVGDEDGAFRMIGTLLEANPFLGRVITGRIHSGSIKPNQSVKVLSQDGKVIETGRISKILAFRGIERTAIEEAHAGDIVAIAGLSKGTVADTFCDPSVTEALEAQPIDPPTVTMSFLVNDSPLAGTEGDKVTSRVIRDRLFKEAEGNVALKIEESEGKDSFFVSGRGELQLAVLIETMRREGFELAVSRPRVVMHKDENGTLMEPIEEVVIDVDEEHSGVVVQKMSERKAEMTELRPSGGNRVRLVFYAPTRGLIGYQSELLTDTRGTAIMNRLFHNYQPFKGEISGRNNGVLLSNQSGEAVAYAMFNLEDRGPMIIEPGEKVYAGMIVGIHSRDNDLEVNVLKGKQLTNIRSAGKDEAVKLTPPIRMTLDRALSWIQDDELMEVTPKSIRLRKFYLDANDRKRFGKARVAQA, encoded by the coding sequence ATGAAGATTCGCAATATCGCGATCATCGCGCACGTTGACCATGGGAAAACCACCCTTGTTGACGAACTTCTGAAACAGTCCGGTTCGTTCCGCGAAAACCAGCGCGTTGCAGAGCGCGTCATGGACAGCAACGATCTGGAAAAAGAGCGCGGCATCACCATTCTCGCCAAGGCAACCTCGGTTGAGTGGAAGGGCGTTCGCGTCAACATCGTCGACACCCCCGGCCACGCCGACTTCGGCGGCGAAGTCGAGCGTATCCTGTCGATGGTGGACGGCGCTATCGTTCTCGTCGACTCCTCGGAAGGCCCGATGCCGCAGACCAAATTCGTGGTCGGCAAGGCACTCAAGGTTGGTCTTCGCCCAATCGTTGCGATCAACAAGATCGACCGTCCCGATGGCCGCCATGAAGAAGTCATCAACGAAGTGTTCGACCTGTTCGCCAGCCTCGACGCCACCGACGAGCAGCTCGATTTCCCGATCCTCTACGGTTCCGGTCGTGATGGCTGGATGAATATCGCGCCTGAAGGCCCGAAGGATCAGGGCCTGGCCCCGTTGCTGGACCTGGTATTGCAGCACGTTCCTGAGCCGAGCGTTGGCGACGAAGACGGCGCGTTCCGCATGATCGGCACGCTGCTGGAAGCCAACCCCTTCCTTGGCCGCGTCATCACCGGTCGTATCCATTCCGGCTCGATCAAGCCGAACCAGTCCGTCAAGGTTCTGAGCCAGGACGGCAAGGTCATCGAAACCGGCCGTATTTCCAAGATCCTCGCGTTCCGCGGCATCGAGCGCACCGCCATTGAAGAAGCTCATGCCGGTGACATCGTGGCGATTGCCGGTCTGTCCAAGGGCACGGTTGCCGATACATTCTGTGATCCGTCCGTCACCGAAGCGCTGGAAGCCCAGCCGATCGATCCGCCAACCGTCACCATGTCCTTCCTGGTCAATGACAGCCCGCTGGCTGGCACCGAAGGCGACAAGGTCACGAGCCGCGTCATCCGCGACCGCCTGTTCAAGGAAGCCGAAGGCAATGTTGCCCTGAAGATTGAAGAATCGGAAGGCAAGGATTCGTTCTTCGTGTCTGGCCGCGGCGAATTGCAGCTGGCTGTTCTGATCGAAACCATGCGCCGCGAAGGCTTCGAGCTGGCTGTGTCGCGTCCGCGCGTCGTGATGCACAAGGACGAGAACGGCACCCTGATGGAGCCGATCGAAGAAGTCGTCATCGACGTCGATGAAGAGCATTCCGGCGTCGTCGTGCAGAAAATGTCTGAGCGCAAGGCAGAAATGACTGAGCTGCGGCCTTCCGGCGGCAATCGCGTTCGTCTGGTGTTCTATGCGCCCACCCGTGGCCTGATCGGCTACCAGTCGGAATTGCTGACGGATACCCGTGGTACGGCGATCATGAACCGCCTGTTCCACAACTATCAGCCGTTCAAGGGCGAAATCTCTGGCCGTAACAATGGCGTTCTGTTGTCCAACCAGTCCGGGGAAGCCGTGGCCTATGCCATGTTCAACCTGGAAGATCGCGGCCCGATGATTATCGAGCCAGGCGAAAAGGTTTATGCAGGCATGATCGTCGGCATTCACTCGCGCGACAACGATCTGGAAGTCAACGTTCTCAAGGGCAAGCAGCTGACCAACATCCGCTCTGCTGGCAAGGACGAAGCTGTCAAGCTGACTCCGCCGATCCGCATGACGCTGGACCGCGCGCTTTCCTGGATTCAGGACGACGAGCTGATGGAAGTGACGCCGAAGTCCATCCGTCTGCGCAAGTTCTACCTGGACGCCAACGATCGCAAGCGCTTCGGCAAGGCCCGCGTCGCCCAGGCTTGA